The Coccidioides posadasii str. Silveira chromosome 5, complete sequence genome has a segment encoding these proteins:
- a CDS encoding uncharacterized protein (EggNog:ENOG410PFR7~COG:S~TransMembrane:1 (o87-105i)~BUSCO:7680at33183) encodes MTSDDEFFFDYLSWVPNDVKRYSTQVANSIDHHIDRAASNVRDALSRQSWLPTYLKPPPRHGQPLPRTLPPKSMVDRVHDWVVEHRALTAAVLAFIGTGGLLIYGNRKLGVKKRKARRAGNGARKEIVVIAGSAHEPITRSIACDLERRGFIVFITVTSAEEEHVVENEAREDIRSLWLDLANTPSEPSEMHPSLYVIQSLITNPQAPMPGVPPHTCQLTGLILVPSLTYPVGPVATIPASNWADAINTRLLYPILTAQLFLPLLTLKSNSSSIVLITPSIQSSLSSPFASPEVAVTRALAGFATSLRQELQLLESGHGSVDIVELKLGNLDLGRQFRNTNGQNKGTEVLTWQPQQRALYGSSYLSSIGHRVGRSSGAGSLHGTPAKELHFAVFDALAPRQKAIFGRKRKQQVVYVGRGSRTYAIVGNVIPSMLIGWMLGLRTGYPAFFSDSGSEDGNGYGSEGAWEKIS; translated from the exons ATGACAAGCGACGATGAATTCTTCTTTGACTAT CTATCCTGGGTCCCAAACGATGTAAAACGGTACTCCACGCAGGTCGCAAATTCCATCGATCATCATATAGATCGAGCAGCTTCGAACGTTCGAGATGCGCTATCACGCCAATCTTGGCTCCCTACGTATCTCAAGCCTCCCCCAAGACATGGCCAACCGCTTCCGCGCACATTGCCTCCAAAGTCGATGGTGGACAGGGTACATGACTGGGTAGTGGAACACCGTGCATTGACTGCCGCCGTCTTAGCCTTCATTGGAACTGGAGGGCTATTAATATATGGGAATAGAAAACTAGGCGTGAAAAAGCGGAAAGCAAGGAGGGCGGGCAATGGGGCCCGGAAAGAAATAGTTG TTATTGCGGGCTCTGCGCATGAGCCAATTACGAGATCTATAGCTTGCGACCTTGAGCGAAGAGGGTTCATAGTCTTCATTACAGTCACGTCGGCCGAGGAGGAGCATGTGGTTGAGAATGAAGCACGAGAGGACATTCGCTCACTCTGGTTGGACCTAGCCAAT ACACCATCGGAACCGTCTGAAATGCATCCTTCGCTCTACGTTATCCAGTCTCTTATCACGAACCCTCAAGCTCCTATGCCAGGAGTGCCACCACACACTTGCCAGCTAACCGGGCTCATTCTAGTGCCCTCGCTAACATATCCTGTCGGTCCCGTCGCCACTATACCGGCCTCGAACTGGGCAGACGCCATCAACACTCGCCTACTGTACCCCATACTTACAGCGCAACTATTTCTACCTCTTCTTACCTTAAAAAGTAACAGCAGTTCTATAGTTTTGATAACTCCTTCCATCCAATCCTCGCTTTCCTCTCCATTCGCAAGCCCTGAAGTTGCTGTAACGAGAGCACTCGCCGGCTTCGCAACGAGTTTGCGACAAGAGTTACAACTCTTGGAGAGTGGACACGGTTCTGTTGATATTGTTGAACTCAAACTTGGTAACCTTGATCTGGGACGACAGTTTCGAAATACAAACGGACAGAACAAGGGCACGGAAGTTCTCACCTGGCAGCCACAGCAGCGTGCTCTTTATGGCTCATCGTACCTGTCAAGTATTGGCCATCGCGTAGGGAGATCAAGCGGAGCTGGTAGCCTGCATGGAACGCCGGCAAAGGAGCTACATTTTGCCGTTTTTGATGCTCTTGCACCTCGTCAAAAGGCTATTTTTGGACGAAAACGCAAGCAACAAGTCGTTTATGTCGGTCGGGGCTCCAGAACCTACGCAATCGTTGGGAACGTTATTCCCAGCATGTTGATTGGCTGGATGCTTGGTTTACGAACTGGATATCCGGCATTCTTCTCTGATTCTGGGTCTGAGGACGGCAATGGCTACGGAAGCGAAGGGGCATGGGAAAAGATTTCTTAG
- a CDS encoding uncharacterized protein (EggNog:ENOG410PHWH~COG:S~TransMembrane:6 (i30-53o73-93i114-133o153-171i178-198o218-242i)~BUSCO:14388at33183) has product MAFSLKSLFRTNGWDDRPFAFETSWFFPPLVFGIVRIVISVYSLVTILVIYGWSATHGQTSNIARWFSYFTNLSFVGVAAYFLVAGIHSFCYAARGRSVLFEKWPRFLRSLHSLLYTTVTVFPLLVLIVYWAILYRGTWFPVVFNAWTNVSQHILPAFFALFEIIFANALLRPLIHLLYIILILVLYIALAYITHADQGFYTYSFLDPGRNGRQTRRVAAYIFAIAGATIALYGVVNLMIWIRLRYTRERTKLSRVASQPEGELNHAEMGMVERTK; this is encoded by the exons ATGGCCTTTTCACTCAAAAGCCTTTTCCGCACGAACGGCTGGGACGACCGTCCCTTCGCCTTCGAAACTTCTTGGTTCTTCCCACCTTTGGTATTTGGCATCGTGCGCATCGTTATTTCGGTCTACTCTTTGGTGACCATCTTGGTCATCTATGGCTGGTCAGCTACGCATGGCCAAACCAGCAACATTGCTCGGTGGTTTAGCTACTTCACAAACCTGTCATTCGTGGGAGTAGCTGCATATTTCCTTGTCGCAGGAATACATAGCTTCTGCTACGCTGCGAGAGGACGGTCGGTGTTGTTCGAGAAATGGCCGAGATTTCTCCGCTCGCTGCACAGCCTACTGTATACAACAGTTACGGTTTTTCCCCTTTTGGTGCTGATCGTGTACTGGGCGATCCTGTACCGGGGAACTTGGTTTCCTGTGGTCTTTAACGCCTGGACAAAT GTCTCCCAACACATCTTGCCAGCCTTCTTCGCGCTCTTCGAGATTATCTTTGCCAACGCCTTGCTCAGGCCTCTTATCCATCTCCTCTACATAATCCTCATCCTCGTGCTCTATATCGCACTCGCCTACATTACACACGCGGACCAGGGCTTCTACACATACTCCTTCCTTGACCCGGGTCGGAACGGCAGGCAAACTCGGCGCGTGGCGGCTTATATATTCGCCATCGCCGGTGCGACTATTGCGTTATACGGTGTCGTCAATCTGATGATATGGATCCGCCTGAGGTATACTCGCGAAAGAACGAAATTGTCGCGGGTCGCATCACAGCCGGAGGGGGAGTTAAATCATGCGGAAATGGGCATGGTTGAGCGGACGAAGTAG